From Triticum aestivum cultivar Chinese Spring chromosome 7B, IWGSC CS RefSeq v2.1, whole genome shotgun sequence:
AAACTATTGTCGGTTATTTCCCAACAAAGATCAAGCCGTGCAACCTAGTCTATAATTTGAACAAATTACAAATCAGATTTGGCATAATAATAGCTAAATTTATGTGAAATTTTTGCCAGAAACTGTATTATATAGATGAGCAATTATTCACATATTTGGAAAGTATGCATGACTTACACATCTCAGTGACCCTACTAAGTCTGCACATATTAGCACATGGCCTTTGTAACTTTCAATGAGGAAGCCTAACAAGATATCAGATTCGTAACGTACACTATTTTTTTTAGCGATAAGAACCTAGACTAAAGTTTGTTCAAAAAAGACCAACCCGACTAGCTCGACTAGGTCGCCCCAAAAAAGACTAGCTTGACTAGGTGAAACTATTGATTACGATTGTGTGAGTAACACTTAACGGTACATGAGATGTTGCAATGTGTCTCGGATTAGGGTGTTCACTTTGGGGCAAAAAAAAAGTAGAGTTTTCTTTACTAGGGCACGGAGACAATTAGAGAAATTTGACTAAGACATAAAATTATGTGGAAAAATATAGATTACGAATGTGTGGGTAACACTTTGCTAGCTACCGCAAATTAAATGGGAGATAATCATTTCGTATAAATTGTTTATTGGCTATAGATAGTAACGAGGTAACTGTATTCCATGGACGCCGTGCATTTTTCTTGGCTATAGATAGTAACGAGGTAACTGTATTTCATGGATGCCGTGCATTTTTCTTGGCTATAGATAGTAACGAGGTGACTATATTCCAAGGACGCCGTCCATGAATGCCTGCCCATGCGTCATCTATCTATTTTTCTGCCATCCATGCATACAAAGTTACAAATACACGGTCTCGATCAACTCACCCCTCGGCCGGATCGGAGCCGCCAGGTTTGATTGCTGCCTATTTCTTGCTGCGCGAGCGCGACACATATATAAAAACGTGACACTCCCCACCGCTTCTGGCACGTACACACACTTGCACCAGCCAGCGGCCAACCGAGCTGTGTGCTTCATTGGCACTTTGTACACGATGAGAGCGCTCGCGGTTGTGTCCGTGCTAGCCACGGCGGCCATGGCCATCGCCTGTGCGCGCGCCGCGGAGTGCGGTTCGCAAGCCGGCGGGGCGACCTGCCCGAACTGCCTCTGCTGCAGCCGCTTCGGCTGGTGCGGCTCTACCCCGGAGTACTGCGGCCACGGCTGCCAGAGCCAGTGCTCTGGCTGCGGCACGCCTGACCCCTCAGGTGGTGGCGTTTCCTCCATCATCTCCCGCTCACTATTCGACCGGATGCTGCTGCACCGCAACAATAGGGCGTGCCAAGCTAAGGGATTCTACACCTATGAGGCCTTCCTAGCTGCCGCGGCCGCCTTTCCGGGCTTCGGCACCACGGGCGGCACCGCCACCCGAAAGCGTGAGGTGGCCGCCTTCCTAGCGCAGACCTCCCATGAGACCACCGGCGGGTGGGCTACAGCCCCAAACGGGCCTTACGCGTGGGGCTATTGCTTCAAACAGGAGCGCGCTAAGTCCAACTACTGCACCCCAAGCATGATATGGCCATGTGCCCCCGGAAGACGCTACTATGGCCGAGGGCCCATCCAGCTCTCTCACAACTATAACTATGGGCCGGCGGGCCGGGGCATCGGGGCTGACCTGCTAGGCAACCCGGGCTTGGTGGCCACGGACTCGATCGTGTCATTCAAGACGGCGATGTGGTTCTGGATGACGGTGCAGCCACCCAAGCCCTCGAGCCACGCGGTGATAACGGGTCATTGGAATCCTTCAGTGGCGGACCGGGTTGCAGGGCGTGTGCCTGGGTTCGGCGTGATCACCAACATCGTCAACGGCGGGAAGGAGTGTGGGCATGGGTACGATAAGCGTGTTGCTGACCGGATCGGGTTTTACAAGCGCTACTGCCACATCCTCGGCGTCACCCATGGCGACAACCTTGACTGCTACAACCAGAAGCATTTCCCTATAATTTTTTCTTGAGATATTACTTTGTAATTAACCAACGACACTTATTTTAGGATGGAGAGAGTATAAAAGCTTTTTAGAAATATATAATCCTAAAACAAGATATTTCAACGGTCAGGCGATACACACAGAATTGTGGGTTACTCGGATGGCTCCATGGGTCTATAGTTGCCAATTATCAAACCCATTAAGAGGCGCTGGAATGGTGGCCAACCAGTTACGCCATGTGGCGCATGCTGGTTGGTCACGGTGAGAAAATTCTTTTTAGAGTTTTTTTAAATGGTTGAGAGACATTTTTTTGAGAAAAGTTTTTCTaggctttttttttcttttaagaTGGCTGTGATGTCCACGTGATGCAagaatatatatttttaaattGACATGATGTTGAGGTGCGCATAGCTTTCTGTCAAGCGGCCCGCAATGGTGGGCCCCAACCAGTAGTGCAAATGATTAGGCCCGGCCTCCTCTTCCGTGCATGATGTCATCAAGCCCACTGTTTTACACTTTTACTAGCGACGCCGTAGCGCTCCCCCACACGCCAGGCAGCACACTGAGCTGGTCATAGCTCCGGTGTCCATGCCTTGCCGTGCTGTGCAGACGACGACTAGGGGCACACTGTGTATACGAGCACGCCATGGCAGCCATACCGCAGATTGGTGACCTTGGCCTTATTCTCGTCCAACTTCGGTTTCATACTCGCACAGCTTGGCGAGCTTGTTAaccctgtggttggatggttagagggactgtggtatccccagcccaccagggttcaagtcctcgtgctcgcattattcctagatttatttcaggatttccggcgatgtgctttcagtgagaggagatgttcccgtcaatgacgaggcgtctacggtgacttcgtaaatttcaagatgacatgccggctcagtctcttggaggtgctcatagggtgacgtgtgtgcgttcataggggtgagtgtatgcgcgtatgtatgagcgcttgtgtctgtactggcGTTTAAAAAGAAACTTCGTTTGAGCCCATCGGTCCTCTTGTGGCATGACTGGTTACTCATTCTTTTGTTTTTCTAACTTTCGACCAAGTTCTGCAGTTTCTTTTTGTAGCATGCAACATATCGTTGTTGAAATTCCTAGCTGCTACTTGGTTACCTTCAAGTGTGGTTTGAGGGTGAGCAGATGGAAACCATAAGTGTTTGGCTGTGTGCAATGGGATGTTCTTCTCACCCCTTCAAATTCGGCGAGCTTACCACCTCAATGCTACACAACAACCTTAAAGAGTATACAATTTTTTTACTAGGGCACGGAGACAATTAGAGAAATTGGACTAAAATTCAGACACATAATTATGTGGAATAAATATAGATTAC
This genomic window contains:
- the LOC123161016 gene encoding 26 kDa endochitinase 1-like; translated protein: MRALAVVSVLATAAMAIACARAAECGSQAGGATCPNCLCCSRFGWCGSTPEYCGHGCQSQCSGCGTPDPSGGGVSSIISRSLFDRMLLHRNNRACQAKGFYTYEAFLAAAAAFPGFGTTGGTATRKREVAAFLAQTSHETTGGWATAPNGPYAWGYCFKQERAKSNYCTPSMIWPCAPGRRYYGRGPIQLSHNYNYGPAGRGIGADLLGNPGLVATDSIVSFKTAMWFWMTVQPPKPSSHAVITGHWNPSVADRVAGRVPGFGVITNIVNGGKECGHGYDKRVADRIGFYKRYCHILGVTHGDNLDCYNQKHFPIIFS